The following is a genomic window from Bacteroidia bacterium.
ACAACACGGCGATCACCATCAATCCCGCCCATGCCAACGCCTGGCTGAATCGCGGCAATGTGTATTTCTACTCCGGCAGGCTCGCGGAAGCGGTGGAGGATTACAATACCGCGCTGAAACATCAGGACGACAATCCCAAAACCTACTCCGGCCGCGGAGCCGCCTACGCCCAGCTCGGCAAGCCGGACCTCGCACTGGCGGATTTGAACAAGGCGCTGCAACTCTCGCCCGATTTCCTCGATGCCCGGCAGAATCGTGTATTGCTGTACTTCGACATGCAGAGGAACGCGGAAGCGCTTCAGGACGCCGAATACTATCTGCGATTCAAGCCGCAGGACGCGGACATGATTCACATCACGGCGATTCTGCTCGAACGTCTCGGACGCAGCGCAGAGGCCGAGTCTGCGTTCAACCGTGCCATCATGATCAGACCCGGCAACGCTCAATTTCACCTCAACCGCTCCTTTTTTTACCGCGATCGCGGCAACCGCGCGGCGGCACTGGCGGATGCGGAGAGAGCACGCGCCCTCGGCATGAACGTGGACGAGAGCTACATCAACAGTCTCCGGTAGCTGCCGGCGCACTGCGCATCCCGGCAACCGGTATTTCTCTCATCTGATCACCAGAAACGTCTTCAGCATCTTTCTGTCACCGGCAAGAAACACCATTGTGTACGTGCCCGGAAGCAGATGCCCGGTATCCTGCCGGAGAAGCACGGAGCCACCATGCAGCTCGAGGGTGCGTTCAAAAACCAAGCGCCCGCGAATATCATAGCACCATGCTCTGAGGTGACCTCTTGAATCGGAAGGCGTGCTGATTCGCAGGCGAAGAAACGTCCCGACGGGATGCGGATATACATCGCCGGCGTGCAGTTCCGACGGTAACTCGCTTTCGATGTCATTTGTCAGCATATCGATATCGAAAATCCGGATCCAGGGTATCCAGTTGTTCACGGATTGTCTGTGTTGCCAGCAGAGGTAAACGCGGGATCCCTGTACAGTGAGCACCGGAAGTGTACGCGCTCCGGGACCGCTTGCATGAGCCTGTTTCACAGCACCGATAACTCGCCATTCCTGATCAAATCGTGCCACAAGGAGCACCGTATCACCGGGACTGTGCTCAGCGACCCAGGCGACGAGCGTCGTCCCGTCGTTCAGCGGATGCACGGTATAATCCGCTTTGTTATCCCGAACGTTCACGCACACTGGTCCGATGAGGAAGAGCTTTCGGATGTCCGCCGTCGCCGAATCAACACGCTCGATGTACAAGCTATTCGATTGGTTGTCCTTGCGCAGTATCTCGTATCCATGCGAGCGAAAGGGGAGTACGATATCCGAATAATCCAGGTCGGCCCCATTAAGGGTATCGATGATCAGTGCTTCGCGCATTTTTCCCGTCTTGATATTGAATCGCGAGAGGGATCGGATATAGGGATTCAGCGTATCGTGAGGACCGCCAATGCGATCGCGGCGATACAGCGCGCAGTCTCCCGCAAACGGACGTGAAATACGAGTCAGTGTAAGCGGAAAATCGGACTCATGCCAATCATGTCTCTCGCTCACCATTGTCAGAATTGGCGGGGAGGAGGTCCATCGGTGCACCACAGTATGTGCGCCTACTCCGCCGCCCCATTCATAGGAGGAGGAATTCAGCTCATGGGTTTCCAGAACAATAATGGAGCTGTCCCGCCATCCATTCATCATTTCGATCCAGCTGCTGCTCGACCAGGGATCCACCATCCCACGCTCCTGATGGATGCTGGCCACCACAACGGATGAGTCCTGAATCACCGATCCCTCTCCGTGACACAGTTTGAAGCTTTCATGCCATCCTTGCGTATTACCCTGACTTGACGATTGCCTGGTGGAGAATACGCCGTACCAGCGTTCGTCGTCGAGCGCGAGCACTTTCGAGAAAGATTTCGGAGGGAGGGCGCGTTCGAGCACCTGCGCTTTCGAATCCACCCATACCGTCGTGTCCCCCCTGGTGATCATCGCTTCACCGGCGGTATTCACCGCGACAGACAGTTCCGCAGGATAGTATTGCGGTCTGAGGTTCAATCTGCGCTCAGGGGCTCCGTGCAGGACGTCCTGCGCCGCCACAGGGCCGCCCATCACGAATGTGAGGGCGACGATACAGACTCGTTGACGGATATTCATTTCATCCTCCTTGATAAATATTCTAGTTGTGAATTCGGGCAGCCAAATTCGGGATGCTCGTTTGCACCGCAATTTCGCGATTGCCGAAGCCCGCCGCCTCCCATATCTATGGGATATTTTGCGGGCGGCATCATTATTTTTAAGACCTGGTCTGCATGTTGGATCACGGTGCATCAATGTGTGTTTCCGCGAAAGGAATCCCTGCGTGACGGTGACCATCGGCATCGTAGACCACCGTGATTATTATCATTCATCACTGACGCGTTTATTGATACCGAACAGGCCTGCATGTTTCCACACCGCCGATACCATCCTTTGAACAGAGCGCAAAAGCGCGTAATTTTGAGGATGATCGCTCTGCATCCAATATCCCTGGAGATTCTCGCTGAAGCATGCATACAAAAGGGCATTACAGGCACGATCTAACTTTACATAATATTTATTATACGAAGCAGTTGGCATACGCGAATACATGAAAGAATCAACCAAACAGAACTGGGAAAGCTTCTGGCAGCAAAAAGCCGAAACCAAGGAAGTCTACGCGAACACCGACCGCATACGACGCCATCTCATGCGGCAAATGGATCTTCGCGGTAAACGCATCCTCGAAGTCGGCGCTGGTACGGGCCGCGATTCCTTTTACATGTCCCAGGACGGCGCCACGCTCGTGCTGCTGGACTATTCCATGAATTCCCTTAAAATCATCAGGAACGGACTGCCGGCAGACAGTCCCATCACCGCGGTTGGCGGCGACGCTCTCGGACTTCCGTTTCCCGACGAAACCTTCGACGCAATCTTCCATCAGGGACTTCTTGAGCATTTCAGAGAGCCTGAGGCCCGAAAGTTGCTCGAAGAGAACGTGCGTGTTCTTAAAACCGGCGGATTACTGGTGGTTGATGTTCCTCAGCGCTGGCACGTGTACACAATCATCAAGCACATCCTCATCGCCCTCAACGCGTGGTTTGCAGGCTGGGAACGCGAATTTTCGGTGCGCGAACTGCGTAATCTGTTAAAATCATTGAAGTTACAGCCGGTGCACGCCTACGGCGAATGGATGTATCCCAGTCTGGTGTACCGGACACTGCGCGAAGCGCTGTACAAGCTCGGAATCAAGCTTCCGCTCTATCCGAAACTCATTCCGCCAGTTTCCCGACTTCGTGAGCGCATCCGTAACGCGATGGACGGCAGTTTCGTGAAGCTCAATACCGCACTTTCCATTGGAGTGATCGCCAAAAAATGATCGCTTGAATCGTTAAACGTTAAAAGTTAAACGTTAAACGAGAGCTGCAAGTCGTTTCTCGAGAATCGTTAATCGTGAACCGGGTCGAACGAAGCAACGCGATTCAGAAGCGGAGAATGCACTTCATTGAGAGAGAATAATGGCAGATTATACCTCAATAAACGCCTGTAATCCGTTATGTATAAATGATTTATCCGCATCGTCCTTACATCATTTCTGGTCCTGACTATTCGAGCCGCCCACCCCGATTAACGATCCAGATTCTCGATTAACGATTCCCGATTAACGATTCTCGACTAACGATTCCCGACTAACGATTCCCGATTAACGATTCCCGATTAACGATTCTCGATTAACGATTCTCGATTAACGATTCTCGATTAACGATTCTCGATTAACGATTCTCGATTAACGATTCCCGATTAACGATTCTCGACTAACGATTCCCGATTAACGATTCTCGACTAACGATTCCCGATTAACGATTCTCGACTAACGATTCCCGATTAACGATTAACGCATGTCCGAAAAACGTTTAAAAATCCTCGTTTTCAACTGGCAAGACATCACCAATCCTCTGGCCGGCGGAGCCGAGGTGCATCTCCACGAGGTTTTCGAGCGTCTCGCCGCACGCGGACACAAGGTGACCCTGTTTTGTCATCATTTTGCCGGCGCGGCGCGCGAGGAAACGCGGAACGGCATACGCATCATTCGCAAAGGCGGACGCTTCCTGTTCAATCTCCATGTGCCGCTGGCCTGGTGGACCCGTTTCCGCAAGGATGGCTATGATGTGGTTGTGGACGACGTCAACAAAATCCCCTTCCTCACTCCCCTCTTTATTCGCACTCCGATTCAGGGAGTGACGCATCATCTCTTCGGCAAGAGCATCTTTCTCGAAACGATATGGCCGCTCGCGGCATACGTGTACCTTTCCGAGCGTCTGATAAAGCCCGTGTACAAGCATGTGCACTTCATCATCGGATCGCCGAGCACGCATAAGGAGTACCTCGAATGGGGCTTTCCGGAAGATCAAGTGACGGTCGTAAACTATTGCGTTAACAGAGATATCTACTATCCCGATGAACGTAATTCCTTCGATGAATTCCGCCTTGGGTATTTCGGACGCCTGAAGAAATACAAGTCCGTGGATCATCTCATCAGCGCAATGGCCGTGCTGCGCGGGCAGTATCCGAAGATCAGGCTCGACATCATCGGCGACGGCGACGACAAGGACAGACTCATTGCGCATACGCAGCAGCTCGGGCTCGGGGATATCGTCACCTTTCACGGCTTCATACCCGAGGAAGACAAGGCGCCGCTGCTGCAGAAAATGCATCTCGTCGTCAATACCTCCTCCAAGGAGGGCTGGGGTCTCACCGTGGTCGAAGCCAATGCCTGCGGCGTTCCCGTGGTGGCGGCCAATGTACCCGGACTTCGCGACTCGGTAGTCGATGGTAGAACCGGCCTGCTCTACGAGTATGCAAACATTGAAGATATGATCGGTAAGATCAAGGTGTTTCTGGATTCCGTCGGGACCAGAAATGAATTCCGTGAGAGAGCCCTCGCCTGGGCCGCCGAATTCGACTGGGAGATCGCCGCGGACCGCACGCTGGAGTTGATGGAGAACAGCATCCGAAAATACACGCTCTTTCGGTCGAGATCGGAACGCGCATAACGCGGATTGTCAAGGGTTTTTAGGGAGAGTTTTTTTCGGGGGCTCGATTCCGAGGTTTTGCCCGGTAGCCCCCGAAGAGCTGTTCTCCCGACGAGATTCGCGTACCACCTCCCCTGATGGCGCTACGTAGTAACCTTGACTTTCTGATCTGACGTTCGTAACTTCAATGTTACAATATCAGAGCTTTATAGCTTATGTATTTTTTATATACGTGAGACATTCGCTCAATTCTCAGGAGGTGTTATGCCGAGGGTTCTTCTACTTGCCTGGATCGCAGCATCCTTTACGTATGAGGTGGGTTCGGCACAAACGGTGGGCTTCGACCCTGCGCCGGTATTTTATGGCGGAAACATGCGCATCGCCATCTCCATGTTCGGGCAAATCGGCAGGAGCAATGATGCTCGAACACATGGCTGGTTCTGGCCGGGAGATGCGACTTCCGCCCCCCTGTCTCGTACGATGTGCTACGCGTCTACACCTGTGTTGGTGGGGCTGGCCGGGGGAAGCCGACGAGTATCCGGGGCGTATTACCGGAACAGCTTCATCCCGGGCCCGATCTCGAATGGTAAGGCGCAGTCTGATCCGACCGATCCGTTGTACCGCGCCTACACCATAACCATGGGACAAACCGACACTCAAGATTACCGCGAATGGCCCTCATCGCTTGGAGCTCCCTCTCTCGCGAATGGAGAGCCAGAGCTATACGGCAAAAAGCAGATGTTCTGGGTAATGAATGATCTCGATTCCGTTATGATGATGGAAAGTACCGGCAGCATTCCTCTGGGACTTGAGCTCCGCTGCCTCATGTACGAACCGTCGGCAGCCGGGGCTGAAGATCATACCGTCCTCCTCCAGATCACCTATATCAATAAGGGGACGGAGTACATCAGCGACGCCTACACAGGATACTATATGGATATGGATATCCGTGACGGCCATAGGAATCATGCAATGAGCGACTCGGCACGCGGCATGATCTATGCGTATTCCGCAGATGATAACTACAAGACCCAAGGAATGCCGGCGGCACTGGCCCTCGTGATGCTGCAGACACCCGTTGTTCCGGCTCCTGGAGAACGTGCGCGCTGGTTTTCCGGCTGGAAAACGGACGCACGGAACATGCCTGTTACAGCGGCGGTAATGCCCGTCAAATCAAGCTCTAGTCCAATAGGAGATCCGCTAAACGGCGATGATTCCTCAAAGTGGTATGCATTGATGCGCGGACAAGGTGCTTCAGACGTGTTTGTGCTGAATCCTGCAACCAGTATGGCTTCCAGATTCTGGATTTCCGGAGATCCCATCGCTGGTACAGGATGGCAAAGTTGGAATGGCCTGCCGCTCTCCGACGGTAAAGCGATCGTCCAACC
Proteins encoded in this region:
- a CDS encoding class I SAM-dependent methyltransferase, whose product is MKESTKQNWESFWQQKAETKEVYANTDRIRRHLMRQMDLRGKRILEVGAGTGRDSFYMSQDGATLVLLDYSMNSLKIIRNGLPADSPITAVGGDALGLPFPDETFDAIFHQGLLEHFREPEARKLLEENVRVLKTGGLLVVDVPQRWHVYTIIKHILIALNAWFAGWEREFSVRELRNLLKSLKLQPVHAYGEWMYPSLVYRTLREALYKLGIKLPLYPKLIPPVSRLRERIRNAMDGSFVKLNTALSIGVIAKK
- a CDS encoding glycosyltransferase family 4 protein, encoding MSEKRLKILVFNWQDITNPLAGGAEVHLHEVFERLAARGHKVTLFCHHFAGAAREETRNGIRIIRKGGRFLFNLHVPLAWWTRFRKDGYDVVVDDVNKIPFLTPLFIRTPIQGVTHHLFGKSIFLETIWPLAAYVYLSERLIKPVYKHVHFIIGSPSTHKEYLEWGFPEDQVTVVNYCVNRDIYYPDERNSFDEFRLGYFGRLKKYKSVDHLISAMAVLRGQYPKIRLDIIGDGDDKDRLIAHTQQLGLGDIVTFHGFIPEEDKAPLLQKMHLVVNTSSKEGWGLTVVEANACGVPVVAANVPGLRDSVVDGRTGLLYEYANIEDMIGKIKVFLDSVGTRNEFRERALAWAAEFDWEIAADRTLELMENSIRKYTLFRSRSERA